The Haloferax sp. Atlit-12N region CAGCGCGTGGAACCGCGAGCGCGAGACGACGACCGAGGCGACCGAGGTCGAGGGAACGGTCTACGAGATAACCGAGCCGGCCGAGACGCCGCTCGTGGACTTCGAGGCCGTCGAGGCCGCGCTCGACGACCCGGAGACCGTCATCGTGGACACCCGCGACCCCGCGGAGTACGACGAGGGTCACCTCCCCGGCGCGGTCAACTTGGACTGGCGCGAACTCGTCGACGACGAGACGCGCGGGCTGAAACCGCGGGACGAACTCGACTCGATTCTGGACGCCGCGGGCGTCACCCCGGACCGGCGGGTCGTCCTCTACTGCAACACCGCCCGGCGCATCAGCCACACCTACGTCGTGCTCTCGCACCTCGGCTACGACGACGTGGCGTTCTACGAGGGCAGTCTCACCGAGTGGGAGGAACGCGACGGCGCGGTCGTCGAGGGCTGACAGGCGAGACTACGGAGAATGCGACTCGGCCGCGTCGTCGCCGGTGCCGTCACCGTCCGCAGTCTTGCCGACCTCGCCGTCATCGACGCGTAACTCCGCGCCGAGCAGGTCGACCGACTCCGCGAGGAGGGCGACGACGAGCGGGCCGGCGATGATGCCGACCGGGCCGAGGCTGAGCAG contains the following coding sequences:
- a CDS encoding sulfurtransferase, with product MVDVVSSTWLADRLGDVRVVDVRDGWEFDGIGHLPGAVSIPFDKFRSADGDVGMLPGRDAWTDLLSGAGVAADDDVVAYDDTHGVFAARFLVTALLYGHDPERLHLLDGDFSAWNRERETTTEATEVEGTVYEITEPAETPLVDFEAVEAALDDPETVIVDTRDPAEYDEGHLPGAVNLDWRELVDDETRGLKPRDELDSILDAAGVTPDRRVVLYCNTARRISHTYVVLSHLGYDDVAFYEGSLTEWEERDGAVVEG